The proteins below come from a single Garra rufa chromosome 3, GarRuf1.0, whole genome shotgun sequence genomic window:
- the LOC141331158 gene encoding uncharacterized protein isoform X1: MPSKRKKNKRRMRKVQAQKKALEERFSSAGKGTPGVCAVPAPVPRRVPVAKTSECPVAVKKIPLAVIAPIDVPAKVPLPEPVTLEVPVKDAIKDEVLKAAEDLRQTPEEPPAKEPDVTEEESIAIPVSEVTSSTDEPVSIPAKSEVRFEDTTPVATETHVVAQPVEAVDIQHEVKAELPAEDPVVEVPMPEETVTTVETVTETVITEVEPVTDAAAEVDGHVVGVVGEPAVKAEAEAITVENEPAEVHTVTDVTENVHAEPEPKEFPVEAAVPTEALVEPEPEQQQQPVLLEEPTPSVESTSDPIAEDFVATESVAVDTTVAEVQIPETATDAPEVLSETLSETIPAAEPLPLPVAKGITQAQDEITAQVETETIKDLAVAGGLTVDAINGCLGATEVAIEVS; the protein is encoded by the exons ATGCCTAGCAAGAGAAAGAAGAACAAGCGCCGAATGAGGAAAGTG caggcCCAGAAAAAGGCTCTGGAGGAGCGGTTTTCATCCGCTGGAAAGGGAACCCCAGGAGTGTGTGCTGTCCCTGCCCCAGTTCCTCGACGAGTTCCAGTTGCTAAAACCTCAGAGTGTCCCGTTGCGGTAAAAAAAATCCCCCTGGCAGTGATTGCTCCCATTGACGTTCCTGCTAAAGTTCCTCTTCCAGAACCAGTCACATTAGAAGTCCCAGTCAAGGATGCCATCAAAGACGAAGTTTTGAAAGCTGCAGAGGACCTAAGACAAACCCCAGAGGAACCCCCTGCAAAAGAGCCAGATGTGACTGAGGAAGAAAGCATTGCCATTCCAGTATCAGAG gtcaCATCATCTACAGATGAGCCGGTGTCCATCCCTGCAAAATCTGAA GTTCGGTTTGAGGACACTACACCTGTTGCCACAGAG ACGCATGTTGTAGCTCAACCTGTCGAGGCGGTTGACATCCAGCATGAAGTTAAAGCTGAGCTTCCTGCTGAGGATCCTGTGGTAGAGGTGCCAATGCCAGAGGAGACGGTGACTACAGTtgaaactgtgacagaaacagTAATAACTGAAGTTGAGCCTGTTACTGACGCCGCAGCGGAAGTTGATGGGCATGTTGTCGGGGTCGTGGGAGAGCCTGCCGTCAAAGCCGAAGCTGAAGCCATAACTGTTGAAAATGAGCCTGCTGAAGTCCACACAGTCACAGACGTCACGGAG AATGTACATGCAGAGCCTGAACCAAAAGAGTTTCCAGTG GAAGCTGCGGTACCTACAGAAGCTTTAGTGGAACCAGAGCctgagcagcagcagcagccagtCCTACTGGAGGAACCCACG CCTTCGGTTGAGTCCACGAGTGACCCCATCGCTGAAGATTTTGTTGCGACAGAGTCAGTAGCTGTTGACACAACCGTTGCAGAGGTACAG ATTCCTGAAACAGCAACAGATGCCCCCGAGGTTCTATCAGAGACACTGTCAGAAACGATTCCTGCTGCTGAGCCTCTGCCTCTGCCTGTAGCAAAAGGGATTACACAA GCTCAAGATGAAATTACTGCACAAGTAGAAACTGAAACTATAAAG GACTTGGCAGTGGCTGGTGGCCTAACTGTGGATGCCATAAATGGATGTCTGGGAGCTACCGAAGTTGCAATTGAAG TTTCATAG
- the LOC141331158 gene encoding uncharacterized protein isoform X2 — protein sequence MPSKRKKNKRRMRKVQAQKKALEERFSSAGKGTPGVCAVPAPVPRRVPVAKTSECPVAVKKIPLAVIAPIDVPAKVPLPEPVTLEVPVKDAIKDEVLKAAEDLRQTPEEPPAKEPDVTEEESIAIPVSEVTSSTDEPVSIPAKSEVRFEDTTPVATETHVVAQPVEAVDIQHEVKAELPAEDPVVEVPMPEETVTTVETVTETVITEVEPVTDAAAEVDGHVVGVVGEPAVKAEAEAITVENEPAEVHTVTDVTENVHAEPEPKEFPVEAAVPTEALVEPEPEQQQQPVLLEEPTPSVESTSDPIAEDFVATESVAVDTTVAEVQIPETATDAPEVLSETLSETIPAAEPLPLPVAKGITQAQDEITAQVETETIKDLAVAGGLTVDAINGCLGATEVAIEG from the exons ATGCCTAGCAAGAGAAAGAAGAACAAGCGCCGAATGAGGAAAGTG caggcCCAGAAAAAGGCTCTGGAGGAGCGGTTTTCATCCGCTGGAAAGGGAACCCCAGGAGTGTGTGCTGTCCCTGCCCCAGTTCCTCGACGAGTTCCAGTTGCTAAAACCTCAGAGTGTCCCGTTGCGGTAAAAAAAATCCCCCTGGCAGTGATTGCTCCCATTGACGTTCCTGCTAAAGTTCCTCTTCCAGAACCAGTCACATTAGAAGTCCCAGTCAAGGATGCCATCAAAGACGAAGTTTTGAAAGCTGCAGAGGACCTAAGACAAACCCCAGAGGAACCCCCTGCAAAAGAGCCAGATGTGACTGAGGAAGAAAGCATTGCCATTCCAGTATCAGAG gtcaCATCATCTACAGATGAGCCGGTGTCCATCCCTGCAAAATCTGAA GTTCGGTTTGAGGACACTACACCTGTTGCCACAGAG ACGCATGTTGTAGCTCAACCTGTCGAGGCGGTTGACATCCAGCATGAAGTTAAAGCTGAGCTTCCTGCTGAGGATCCTGTGGTAGAGGTGCCAATGCCAGAGGAGACGGTGACTACAGTtgaaactgtgacagaaacagTAATAACTGAAGTTGAGCCTGTTACTGACGCCGCAGCGGAAGTTGATGGGCATGTTGTCGGGGTCGTGGGAGAGCCTGCCGTCAAAGCCGAAGCTGAAGCCATAACTGTTGAAAATGAGCCTGCTGAAGTCCACACAGTCACAGACGTCACGGAG AATGTACATGCAGAGCCTGAACCAAAAGAGTTTCCAGTG GAAGCTGCGGTACCTACAGAAGCTTTAGTGGAACCAGAGCctgagcagcagcagcagccagtCCTACTGGAGGAACCCACG CCTTCGGTTGAGTCCACGAGTGACCCCATCGCTGAAGATTTTGTTGCGACAGAGTCAGTAGCTGTTGACACAACCGTTGCAGAGGTACAG ATTCCTGAAACAGCAACAGATGCCCCCGAGGTTCTATCAGAGACACTGTCAGAAACGATTCCTGCTGCTGAGCCTCTGCCTCTGCCTGTAGCAAAAGGGATTACACAA GCTCAAGATGAAATTACTGCACAAGTAGAAACTGAAACTATAAAG GACTTGGCAGTGGCTGGTGGCCTAACTGTGGATGCCATAAATGGATGTCTGGGAGCTACCGAAGTTGCAATTGAAGGTTGA
- the LOC141331159 gene encoding Rieske domain-containing protein, producing the protein MSSDEDVAAASRQTYFIGKKENIIQSRRVLKSVGERDVLVIYHQGDFYAIDVRCYHSGGPLQQGDIEDFDGRTCIVCPWHKYKITLAEGEGLYQAVDPSVKPLKPTWCSKGIKQRVHTVTVSNEDVFLTLNDSPGPIDSDFYQTEKYRNTFLKEGPKKTK; encoded by the exons ATGAGCTCTGATGAAGATGTGGCAGCTGCATCCAGACAAACTTATTTCATAGGAAAGAAAGAGAATATCATTCAATCCAGACGTGTGTTGAAGTCAGTTGGTGAAAGAGATGTTCTGGTCATTTACCACCAGGGGGACTTCTATGCTATAGATGTGCGCTGCTACC actctggaggTCCACTTCAGCAAGGGGATATAGAG GACTTTGATGGACGGACATGTATAGTGTGCCCATGGCATAAGTATAAGATTACATTAGCTGAGGGTGAGGGTCTTTATCAGGCAGTGGACCCTTCTGTGAAGCCCCTGAAACCAACCTGGTGCTCTAAAGGCATTAAACAAAGAGTCCACACTGTGACAGTGTCTAATGAAGATGTCTTCCTCACCTTAAATGACTCACCAGGACCCATTGACTCTGATTTCTATCAAACTGAAAAATATAGAAACACTTTCCTTAAAGAAGGGCCGAAGAAAACGAAGTGA